A single Micromonospora luteifusca DNA region contains:
- a CDS encoding GNAT family N-acetyltransferase — MPLLVAPALPAGSLGTQEQPHLPVRPGLTLRPWRDDDASAVRVAFDCPAIQRWHVRRLDDDDEARAWTAQWAGRWRDETAASWAIVDTADRPVGQVGLRDVLLSEASAQVSYWLVPAARGQGIATDALGALTRWSFTRAGLHRLALEHSTANTASCRVAARAGFREEGVARGSVRHADGWHDMHVHARLATGSFDRTSIPRSPHERRLPCYPRP, encoded by the coding sequence ATGCCGCTGCTCGTCGCGCCCGCCCTGCCCGCCGGGAGCCTCGGCACTCAGGAGCAACCCCACCTCCCGGTACGCCCCGGGCTGACGCTGCGGCCGTGGCGCGACGACGACGCCTCGGCCGTCCGGGTCGCCTTCGACTGCCCGGCGATCCAACGCTGGCACGTCCGTCGCCTCGACGACGATGACGAGGCGCGGGCGTGGACGGCGCAGTGGGCGGGCCGTTGGCGCGACGAGACGGCGGCCAGTTGGGCGATCGTCGACACCGCTGACCGACCGGTCGGTCAGGTGGGGCTGCGGGACGTGCTGCTGAGCGAGGCGTCGGCGCAGGTGTCGTACTGGCTGGTGCCCGCCGCACGCGGTCAGGGAATCGCCACCGACGCGTTGGGGGCACTGACCCGGTGGAGCTTCACCCGGGCCGGGTTGCACCGGCTGGCCCTGGAGCACTCGACCGCCAACACGGCGTCCTGCCGGGTGGCCGCGCGGGCCGGCTTCCGGGAGGAGGGCGTGGCCCGCGGGTCGGTGCGCCATGCCGACGGCTGGCACGACATGCACGTGCACGCACGGTTGGCGACGGGCAGTTTTGACCGCACCTCCATCCCGAGGTCACCTCACGAACGGCGGCTGCCGTGCTATCCCAGGCCGTAG
- a CDS encoding TetR/AcrR family transcriptional regulator, with amino-acid sequence MPLLTHPRNKRYGNIRYDHEEVRAVSLPADRAAQGEALSRAVWDVLAQQGLEKLTMRAVAAAAGCTTGLVMHRFPNRRALLLHARQLLHDTTRQRVEALEAAATSPRTALRAVLRQGMATDPETTNWSIVWLGFLAAAVADAELIGMHRRNNRAWRQRVERLVAAAATDWPVDQVGTVALGLIAMTEGVAALAAGDPAAYPADQQERMLDAALVAYGLG; translated from the coding sequence ATGCCGCTCCTCACCCACCCTCGTAACAAGCGTTACGGTAACATTCGTTACGACCACGAAGAGGTGAGAGCCGTGTCACTGCCCGCGGACCGAGCGGCCCAGGGCGAGGCGCTGTCGCGCGCGGTCTGGGACGTGCTCGCGCAACAGGGCCTGGAAAAGCTGACAATGCGCGCGGTCGCCGCGGCGGCCGGCTGCACGACGGGCCTGGTTATGCACCGCTTCCCGAACCGTCGAGCGCTGCTGCTACACGCCCGGCAACTGCTGCACGACACCACCCGGCAGCGGGTCGAGGCACTCGAGGCCGCGGCCACCTCGCCGCGGACGGCGCTGCGCGCGGTCCTCCGCCAGGGCATGGCGACCGATCCGGAGACGACCAACTGGAGCATCGTCTGGTTGGGCTTCCTGGCTGCGGCGGTGGCGGACGCCGAACTGATCGGCATGCACCGCCGCAACAACCGAGCCTGGCGGCAACGCGTAGAGCGGCTGGTCGCCGCGGCTGCCACGGACTGGCCGGTCGATCAGGTCGGCACGGTCGCCCTGGGGCTGATCGCAATGACCGAGGGTGTCGCGGCTCTCGCCGCCGGGGATCCCGCTGCCTACCCGGCGGATCAGCAGGAACGCATGCTCGACGCCGCCCTTGTGGCCTACGGCCTGGGATAG
- a CDS encoding GNAT family N-acetyltransferase, protein MTWIIAQRPWTDPVGEALRVAQKAELDLRYGTDDHEPGTPPTADNIDLFLVAVDEATGQPLGCAALRLLDPVTVEVKRMYVVPESRGSGVATDLLRGLEEAARERGWTTIRLETGPGQPDAMRFYEREGYREIPLFGAYVGSDHSVCYERVLPDESLRRSPQRGSDHAVAAPCVHRP, encoded by the coding sequence ATGACCTGGATCATCGCGCAGCGGCCGTGGACCGACCCGGTGGGCGAGGCGTTACGTGTGGCGCAGAAAGCCGAACTCGACCTCCGCTACGGTACCGATGACCACGAGCCCGGCACGCCGCCGACGGCCGACAACATCGACCTGTTCCTGGTCGCGGTCGACGAAGCCACCGGCCAACCGCTCGGCTGCGCCGCGCTGCGCCTCCTCGACCCGGTCACCGTCGAGGTGAAGCGGATGTACGTGGTACCGGAGAGCCGCGGCTCGGGGGTGGCGACCGACTTGCTCCGAGGGCTGGAGGAGGCCGCACGGGAGCGCGGTTGGACGACCATCCGGCTGGAGACCGGCCCGGGCCAGCCGGACGCGATGCGCTTCTATGAGCGCGAGGGCTACCGCGAGATCCCGCTGTTCGGCGCGTACGTGGGCTCCGACCACTCGGTCTGCTACGAACGCGTCCTGCCTGACGAATCACTCCGCCGCAGCCCACAGCGCGGCTCCGATCACGCGGTGGCCGCCCCCTGCGTCCACCGGCCCTGA
- a CDS encoding arginase family protein, which translates to MITHFAARAGDHNDRAMQASGMVAAELAARLGSAPVVIGSPEPALCTNWDEELAAARPALRAMAEHFDELLRDGAFPVTALSRCAVALATLPVVARYRPDAVVVWFDAHADLNTPQNSTTGYLGGLAFSGPLGMWDSGLGQGLKPENAILCGARDIDPVEQSLIDDGVITLVGPGPNLAKRLRAAIAGRPVYVHIDCDVLEPGIVPTDYLVPGGLTLSELRSAVLAMGESDLVGLEIGEFEAGEDANGLPIHPGPLLDALQPLLHTAVGLDTLDHDVP; encoded by the coding sequence GTGATCACGCATTTCGCGGCCCGCGCCGGCGACCACAACGACCGGGCCATGCAGGCGTCGGGAATGGTCGCAGCGGAACTCGCCGCTCGGCTGGGTTCAGCACCGGTTGTCATCGGGTCTCCCGAACCCGCGCTGTGCACCAACTGGGACGAAGAGTTGGCTGCGGCTCGGCCGGCACTGCGCGCCATGGCAGAGCATTTCGACGAGTTGTTGCGCGACGGCGCCTTTCCGGTCACAGCGCTGAGCCGCTGCGCGGTCGCTCTGGCAACGCTTCCGGTCGTCGCCAGGTATCGCCCAGACGCGGTGGTCGTCTGGTTCGACGCGCACGCAGATCTCAACACCCCCCAGAACAGCACCACCGGCTACCTCGGAGGCCTCGCCTTCAGCGGCCCGCTCGGTATGTGGGACTCCGGTCTGGGACAGGGGCTGAAGCCGGAGAACGCGATCCTTTGCGGGGCACGTGACATCGACCCGGTCGAGCAGTCCCTGATCGATGATGGCGTGATCACGCTGGTCGGGCCAGGACCGAACCTGGCGAAAAGGTTGCGGGCCGCGATCGCCGGCCGTCCGGTCTATGTGCACATCGACTGTGACGTCCTTGAACCCGGCATCGTGCCCACCGACTACCTCGTTCCCGGCGGCCTCACACTCAGCGAACTCAGATCCGCTGTGCTCGCCATGGGCGAGTCCGACCTCGTCGGCTTGGAGATCGGCGAGTTCGAGGCCGGGGAAGACGCCAATGGCCTCCCAATCCACCCCGGTCCGCTCCTGGACGCCCTTCAGCCGCTACTCCACACGGCGGTGGGCCTCGACACTCTCGATCATGATGTTCCGTAA
- a CDS encoding flavin reductase, whose translation MPERPKHSPLRPSWRCPACGILWPCSAAKLRLLGEYRGDRPGLLIHLAEVQEVAAADLTKLNPGVTLPDLTPRFVGWAEAR comes from the coding sequence ATGCCCGAGCGTCCAAAGCACTCCCCATTGCGGCCGTCGTGGCGCTGCCCGGCCTGCGGCATCCTGTGGCCGTGCTCGGCCGCGAAGCTGCGCCTCCTTGGTGAGTACCGCGGGGATCGGCCGGGCCTGTTGATCCACCTGGCGGAGGTTCAGGAGGTGGCCGCAGCCGATCTCACCAAGCTCAACCCGGGCGTTACGCTTCCCGATCTCACCCCGCGTTTCGTCGGCTGGGCTGAAGCCCGCTAG
- a CDS encoding DUF5753 domain-containing protein, whose amino-acid sequence MNHAFVAALAAAGHTAESLAGRIGVHPKTVARWANPGHIPQSRHRSTVAELLAKDADALWPDVVRRREPVWFRPWVDLEREAVTLRSFELTWVPGLLQTEAYARATLAGGVLTPEAVVEFAEARINRQAILGRGGGPLLIAVLDEGVLRRRVGDDRALMAVQLARLVEYAELGSVQLHIVPADAPSYPGLDGPFTIADMPDGSRVAHVDSPAQAQILDQPSDLVSLERRWERIRGEALPRGRSLALLREAAASWT is encoded by the coding sequence ATGAATCACGCCTTTGTCGCAGCACTCGCCGCAGCGGGTCACACCGCCGAGAGCCTCGCCGGTCGGATCGGCGTGCACCCGAAGACCGTCGCCCGGTGGGCGAACCCGGGGCACATTCCACAGAGCCGCCACCGGTCGACCGTCGCAGAACTGCTGGCGAAGGACGCCGACGCGCTCTGGCCGGACGTCGTGCGTCGCCGCGAACCCGTGTGGTTCCGGCCCTGGGTCGACCTCGAACGCGAGGCGGTGACGCTGCGGTCGTTCGAGCTGACGTGGGTACCCGGGCTGCTGCAAACGGAGGCGTACGCGCGGGCGACCCTGGCCGGCGGGGTGCTGACCCCGGAGGCGGTCGTCGAGTTCGCCGAGGCGCGGATCAATCGGCAGGCGATTCTCGGCCGTGGAGGCGGACCGCTGCTGATCGCCGTGCTCGACGAGGGGGTGTTGAGGCGGCGCGTCGGCGACGACCGCGCGTTGATGGCGGTGCAACTCGCGCGCCTGGTGGAGTACGCCGAACTGGGCAGCGTTCAGCTCCACATCGTTCCGGCCGATGCGCCCAGCTATCCCGGGCTCGACGGACCGTTCACCATCGCCGACATGCCGGACGGGTCGCGCGTCGCGCACGTCGACAGCCCGGCACAGGCGCAGATCCTCGATCAACCGTCGGATCTTGTTAGCCTGGAACGACGGTGGGAGCGTATTCGCGGAGAGGCCCTGCCCCGAGGGCGTTCCTTGGCACTTCTCAGAGAAGCGGCAGCATCATGGACATGA
- a CDS encoding DUF397 domain-containing protein, translated as MDMTGARWRKSTKSGGNGGNCVEVADNFPGVVLVRDTKDRDGGTLTFSRESWRGFVAMARNAD; from the coding sequence ATGGACATGACCGGTGCGCGGTGGCGGAAGAGCACGAAGAGCGGCGGCAACGGTGGCAACTGTGTCGAGGTTGCCGACAATTTCCCCGGCGTGGTCCTCGTCCGCGACACGAAGGACCGCGACGGCGGCACGCTCACCTTCAGCCGGGAGTCGTGGCGTGGCTTCGTCGCGATGGCACGAAACGCCGACTGA
- a CDS encoding serine hydrolase domain-containing protein — MRQVRVWWRGVVVAATVGLVALVAPGPAFAKDGLDLTAVERLVTDFADQGGYPGIAVAIIKGDQVVHVGGYGRDSSGAAVTATTPMPAASLSKSFTALAVMQLVEAGKVTLDAPVRDYLPDFRIATPQGARITVRQLLNQTSGITDRTLPEKSLPQPDSLAGAVVRARDATLAVEPGTKHVYTNTNYHLAARLVEVVAGEPFAQYLRRQVLEPLGMRASTTIDLTPRDLPENVRAGHIYAYGAAISVSEPKRFVNGSDGIITTAQDLAQWLIVQNNAGKAANGTRLVSAASIAAMHTSSDPRWTYGMGWDTDQEGRVRHNGVWFTYTASQLLLSSGYGIAVIGNSGIGLGNEGTDQLADGLASLVEGDKPSSGAPIRLVIDLTLAGLTLLSLFLGVRNLRRTQTWATRLATRPAWRLALRLLPRLVPLALLVTLPNLLGLLYAGGRDVSYVQLGYYSVALVTWTVVAAAMNLGVLGARTVALLRLRRPTGTTPVPEASTQLVAG, encoded by the coding sequence GTGCGGCAGGTCAGGGTGTGGTGGCGCGGTGTGGTGGTTGCGGCGACGGTGGGGCTGGTCGCCCTCGTCGCGCCGGGCCCGGCGTTCGCGAAGGACGGGCTGGATCTGACGGCGGTCGAGCGGTTGGTGACGGACTTCGCCGACCAGGGCGGTTATCCAGGAATCGCGGTCGCGATCATCAAGGGCGATCAGGTGGTTCACGTCGGCGGCTACGGCCGCGATTCGTCCGGTGCGGCGGTGACCGCGACGACACCGATGCCGGCGGCGTCGCTCAGCAAATCGTTCACCGCGCTGGCCGTGATGCAGTTGGTGGAGGCGGGGAAGGTGACGTTGGACGCGCCGGTGCGCGACTACCTCCCCGACTTTCGGATCGCCACCCCACAGGGGGCGCGCATCACCGTCCGACAGTTGTTGAACCAGACCTCCGGGATCACCGACCGGACGCTTCCCGAGAAGAGCCTGCCGCAGCCGGACTCGCTGGCGGGTGCTGTCGTGCGGGCACGTGACGCGACGCTCGCCGTCGAACCCGGCACGAAGCACGTCTACACGAACACGAACTATCACCTCGCCGCGCGGCTGGTCGAGGTCGTCGCGGGCGAGCCGTTCGCGCAGTACCTGCGGCGTCAGGTGTTGGAGCCGCTCGGTATGCGGGCGAGCACCACGATCGACCTGACCCCTCGTGACCTGCCCGAGAACGTGCGTGCAGGGCACATCTACGCGTACGGCGCGGCGATTTCCGTCAGCGAGCCGAAGCGGTTCGTCAACGGCTCCGACGGCATCATCACCACGGCCCAGGACCTGGCGCAGTGGCTGATCGTGCAGAACAACGCGGGCAAGGCCGCCAACGGCACGCGCCTGGTCTCGGCCGCGAGCATCGCGGCCATGCACACCTCGTCGGACCCACGCTGGACCTACGGGATGGGCTGGGACACCGACCAGGAGGGTCGGGTCCGCCACAACGGGGTGTGGTTCACCTACACCGCCAGCCAACTCCTGCTTTCCTCCGGCTACGGCATCGCGGTCATCGGCAACAGCGGCATCGGCCTGGGCAACGAGGGAACCGATCAACTGGCCGACGGGCTGGCCAGCCTCGTGGAGGGCGACAAACCGTCGAGTGGCGCCCCGATACGACTGGTCATCGACCTGACCCTGGCCGGGTTGACCCTGCTGAGCCTGTTCCTCGGCGTCCGCAACCTGCGGCGTACGCAGACGTGGGCGACGCGACTGGCCACCCGGCCCGCATGGCGGCTGGCACTGCGGTTGCTGCCGCGGCTTGTTCCTCTCGCCCTGTTGGTGACGCTGCCCAATCTGCTCGGCCTCCTCTACGCAGGTGGGCGGGACGTCAGCTATGTCCAACTCGGCTACTACTCGGTGGCGTTGGTGACCTGGACAGTGGTCGCGGCGGCGATGAACCTCGGCGTGCTCGGTGCCCGCACCGTCGCCCTGCTACGACTGCGCCGGCCGACCGGCACGACCCCGGTGCCCGAGGCGTCAACCCAGCTCGTCGCCGGATAG
- a CDS encoding MFS transporter codes for MPHPLHTRSFRLLFLGRTVSALGDAVVPAALALAVLRATGSTGALAVVLAAAMVPRLLLLPLGGVVADRFDARRVALVADLVRCATQLAVGIQLLGDAPSLTTVAVASALGGTASAFAMPTASPLVAGTVEPAGRQRANALMGITANTSRLAGPALAGALIWAAGPGWAFILDSASFALSATLLALVRVRHVPVPRRSVLADLRHGFGEVRTRDWFWTSLLGHGVWNGAAAVLMTLGPAIAIDRLGGEATWVLLLQAGAIGMLAGSLLAGRVRLHRPVLLANLGLASYAAPLVLLAVAAPAPAVIAAYAVALTALGYLNPVWETVVQHHFPPEVLARVTSYDWLVSLGAVPLGYALAPLAADAFGAPVPLAVAGLLVLASCAGTALVPGVRRLTWPATPQPQPAEPVAVH; via the coding sequence ATGCCTCACCCACTGCACACCCGCTCCTTCCGGCTGCTGTTCCTGGGCCGTACCGTCTCCGCTCTCGGCGACGCGGTGGTGCCCGCCGCGCTGGCCCTGGCCGTTCTGCGAGCCACCGGCTCCACCGGCGCGCTGGCCGTCGTGCTCGCCGCGGCGATGGTCCCCCGGTTGCTGCTGCTGCCACTCGGTGGTGTCGTCGCCGACCGGTTCGACGCCCGGCGGGTCGCCCTGGTGGCCGACCTGGTCCGCTGCGCCACCCAGCTCGCGGTCGGCATCCAGTTGCTCGGCGACGCGCCGTCACTGACCACCGTCGCCGTGGCGTCCGCGCTCGGTGGCACCGCGTCGGCATTCGCCATGCCGACCGCGTCTCCGCTGGTCGCCGGCACCGTCGAACCGGCCGGCCGGCAGCGGGCCAACGCCCTGATGGGGATCACCGCCAACACCAGCCGGCTCGCCGGCCCGGCGCTGGCCGGCGCGCTGATCTGGGCCGCGGGGCCCGGCTGGGCGTTCATTCTCGACAGCGCGTCGTTCGCGCTCAGCGCCACCCTGCTGGCGCTGGTGCGAGTCCGCCACGTGCCGGTCCCCCGCCGTTCCGTCCTTGCCGACCTGCGGCACGGCTTCGGCGAGGTACGCACCCGCGACTGGTTCTGGACCAGCCTGCTCGGGCACGGCGTCTGGAACGGCGCCGCCGCCGTGCTGATGACCCTGGGGCCAGCCATCGCCATCGACCGTCTCGGCGGCGAGGCGACCTGGGTGCTGTTGTTGCAGGCCGGCGCGATCGGGATGCTCGCCGGTTCGCTGCTGGCCGGGCGGGTCCGGCTACACCGGCCGGTGCTGCTGGCCAACCTCGGGCTGGCCAGCTACGCCGCGCCGCTGGTCCTGCTCGCCGTCGCCGCGCCCGCCCCGGCGGTGATCGCCGCCTACGCCGTGGCGCTGACCGCCCTCGGTTACCTCAACCCGGTCTGGGAGACCGTCGTGCAGCACCACTTCCCGCCGGAGGTTCTGGCCCGCGTCACCTCCTACGACTGGCTGGTGTCGCTGGGCGCCGTGCCGTTGGGGTACGCGCTGGCACCGCTGGCCGCCGACGCGTTCGGCGCGCCCGTTCCGCTGGCCGTCGCCGGCCTGCTGGTCCTCGCCTCCTGCGCGGGCACCGCGCTCGTGCCCGGCGTACGCCGCCTCACCTGGCCGGCGACCCCGCAACCGCAACCGGCCGAGCCCGTCGCCGTCCATTGA
- a CDS encoding MarR family winged helix-turn-helix transcriptional regulator, translating to MTATQDAVDRHIERWLPVVPALDADVEGAVTRMIKLTRHLRAVKERVLVDLDLPAHEYDTLHALAGRRGRAAPSDLAADLAMAPASITARVDALLRRGFVRRIPSTVDRRRVDIELTDAGQAAWHGAMEIQGAEEHRLLGALTPTERRQLSDLLRRVLLVAEEPTDAPESA from the coding sequence ATGACCGCCACTCAAGATGCCGTTGACCGACACATCGAGCGCTGGCTGCCTGTGGTGCCCGCTCTCGACGCGGACGTCGAGGGCGCGGTGACCAGGATGATCAAGCTGACCCGGCACCTGCGGGCGGTCAAGGAACGGGTCCTGGTCGATCTCGACCTGCCGGCCCATGAGTACGACACCCTGCACGCCCTGGCCGGCCGCCGCGGACGGGCGGCCCCCTCGGACCTCGCCGCGGATCTCGCGATGGCCCCCGCCTCGATCACGGCGCGCGTGGACGCCCTGCTACGGCGAGGTTTCGTGCGGCGGATTCCGTCGACAGTCGACCGTCGTCGGGTGGACATCGAGCTGACCGACGCGGGTCAGGCCGCATGGCACGGGGCGATGGAAATCCAGGGCGCCGAGGAGCACCGGCTGCTCGGCGCGCTCACCCCGACCGAGCGGCGACAGCTGTCCGACCTGCTGCGCCGGGTGCTGCTCGTCGCCGAAGAGCCGACGGACGCACCGGAATCGGCGTGA
- a CDS encoding DUF2087 domain-containing protein: MTVHTLAGALADSGRRQIFAAIVLGAASAAAVAERTGLPARVVLTGVRRLTDAGLVTGADGALAADESSLRAAARDSRPADDTDLATDPVLRTFLRGDVLVGLPAQPKRRRVLLAHIAERSFEPETRYPERAVDDALKPWCAAGGSDHATLRRYLIDEQLLTREHGIYQRP; encoded by the coding sequence GTGACTGTGCACACTCTGGCCGGGGCCCTGGCGGACAGCGGACGGCGACAGATCTTCGCGGCGATCGTGCTGGGGGCGGCCAGCGCGGCGGCCGTCGCCGAACGGACCGGCCTACCGGCACGGGTGGTCCTCACCGGGGTCCGCCGGCTCACCGACGCGGGCCTCGTCACCGGCGCGGACGGCGCGCTCGCCGCCGACGAGTCGTCGCTACGGGCGGCGGCGCGCGACAGCCGCCCGGCCGACGACACCGACCTGGCCACCGATCCGGTGCTGCGGACCTTCCTACGCGGAGACGTCCTGGTGGGCCTGCCGGCGCAGCCGAAACGGCGGCGCGTCCTGCTCGCGCACATCGCGGAGCGGTCGTTCGAACCGGAAACGCGCTACCCGGAGCGGGCCGTCGACGACGCGCTCAAGCCGTGGTGCGCTGCGGGCGGGTCGGATCACGCCACGCTGCGCCGGTACCTGATCGACGAGCAGCTGCTCACCCGCGAGCACGGCATCTACCAGCGGCCCTGA
- a CDS encoding GNAT family N-acetyltransferase: protein MTITVRPTWSTSATRPDHPDAVQLLREYMTEMVVRYHRRPALPGEVDEALAELPSNDLTDPDGLLLLAHHGADLAGCAGLRWQPGWAELTRVFVRPAHRGTGGGAALLAAVEERARAAGADWIRLDTRNDLVEARALYARHGYVEIPAYSQGPYAEHWFEKRLR from the coding sequence GTGACCATCACCGTCCGACCAACCTGGTCGACCAGCGCCACCCGACCCGACCACCCCGACGCGGTGCAACTGCTGCGCGAGTACATGACCGAGATGGTGGTTCGCTACCACCGCCGCCCGGCCCTGCCCGGCGAGGTCGACGAAGCGCTGGCCGAGTTGCCCAGCAACGACCTGACCGACCCGGACGGGCTGTTGCTGCTCGCCCACCACGGAGCTGACCTGGCCGGCTGTGCCGGGCTGCGCTGGCAGCCAGGCTGGGCCGAACTGACCCGGGTGTTCGTCCGCCCTGCGCATCGCGGCACCGGTGGGGGCGCCGCGCTGCTGGCCGCCGTCGAGGAACGGGCCCGGGCGGCCGGGGCGGACTGGATCCGGCTCGACACCCGCAACGACCTGGTCGAGGCCCGCGCCCTGTACGCACGGCACGGCTACGTCGAGATCCCGGCGTACTCGCAGGGCCCGTACGCCGAGCACTGGTTCGAGAAGCGGCTGCGCTGA
- a CDS encoding Hsp20/alpha crystallin family protein, whose translation MLMRTDPFREIDRLTEQFFGTAARPAVMHLDAYRDGDHFYAAFDLPGVDPDSIDCTVERNVLTVRAERRRPVGDGVELVAAERPMGTFTRRLFLGDTLDTDKLEAGYEHGVLTLRIPVAERAKPRRVTITANGDGRKQINA comes from the coding sequence ATGTTGATGCGTACCGACCCGTTCCGCGAGATCGACCGGCTCACCGAGCAGTTCTTCGGTACGGCAGCACGTCCCGCGGTAATGCACCTGGACGCCTACCGCGACGGCGACCACTTCTACGCCGCGTTCGACCTGCCCGGCGTCGACCCCGACAGCATCGACTGCACCGTTGAGCGCAACGTGCTCACCGTCCGCGCCGAGCGCCGCCGGCCCGTCGGCGACGGGGTCGAGCTGGTGGCCGCCGAACGCCCGATGGGGACCTTCACCCGGCGGCTGTTCCTGGGCGACACACTGGACACCGACAAGCTGGAGGCGGGCTACGAGCACGGGGTGCTGACGTTGCGCATTCCGGTTGCCGAGCGCGCCAAGCCCCGCCGCGTGACCATCACCGCGAACGGCGACGGGCGCAAGCAGATCAACGCATGA
- a CDS encoding tyrosine-type recombinase/integrase, which yields MVISDAPVLARPTAPPALPSGPVEVTEAWLRNRRLSEHTRDAYRRDVTGWLSWCASRDLDPLRATFLHVNEYARALESTIGARSGRPLTPATVARRLSALSSWYDFLVKLGGVPANPVAGADRPRVDRDHSATVGLTAEEVDALLSAADADTGATAARNRAAIALLADLGLRVGELISLDLTDLGTERGHRSVRFIGKGGKQRRRALTPGTGYAVDAYLAQRAAATGVPVPQLTGPLLVTASGARLDRHSVFRMVRRLARAAGIPAWAKLSPHSLRHAFATTARSEGVPLEDVQDAMGHADPRTTRRYDRDRHNLDRDPAYVVWAARSRRRG from the coding sequence ATGGTGATCTCCGACGCTCCGGTGCTGGCCCGCCCGACCGCGCCACCCGCGCTGCCGAGCGGGCCGGTCGAGGTCACCGAGGCGTGGCTGCGTAACCGGCGGTTGTCCGAGCACACCCGCGACGCGTACCGGCGCGACGTCACCGGCTGGCTCAGCTGGTGCGCCAGCCGGGACCTGGATCCGCTGCGGGCCACGTTCCTGCACGTCAACGAGTACGCCCGCGCACTGGAGTCGACGATCGGTGCCCGCAGCGGCCGACCGCTGACCCCGGCGACCGTGGCACGGCGGCTCTCCGCGCTGTCCAGCTGGTACGACTTCCTCGTCAAACTTGGCGGGGTGCCGGCCAACCCGGTCGCCGGCGCGGACCGACCCCGCGTCGACCGGGACCACTCCGCCACCGTCGGGCTCACCGCCGAGGAGGTGGACGCTCTGCTCAGCGCCGCCGACGCGGACACCGGCGCGACCGCCGCACGCAATCGGGCCGCGATCGCACTCCTGGCCGACCTGGGCCTCCGGGTCGGGGAGCTGATCTCGCTGGACCTGACCGACCTCGGCACCGAACGCGGGCACCGCAGCGTGCGTTTCATCGGTAAGGGCGGCAAGCAGCGCCGCCGCGCCCTGACCCCCGGCACCGGCTACGCCGTGGACGCCTACCTGGCTCAACGAGCCGCCGCCACCGGCGTGCCGGTGCCGCAGCTGACCGGGCCGCTGCTGGTCACCGCCAGCGGCGCCCGGCTGGACCGGCACTCGGTGTTCCGGATGGTCCGTCGGCTCGCCCGCGCGGCCGGCATCCCGGCCTGGGCGAAGCTGTCGCCGCACTCGCTGCGGCACGCCTTCGCCACCACCGCTCGCTCCGAGGGTGTGCCGCTGGAGGACGTGCAGGACGCGATGGGCCACGCCGACCCGCGCACCACCCGCCGTTACGACCGGGACCGACACAACCTCGACCGCGATCCGGCGTACGTGGTGTGGGCGGCCCGGTCCCGCCGCCGCGGCTGA
- a CDS encoding RidA family protein, with protein sequence MAITLVNPDGLPKPDVYRQLSIATGSRLVFLAGQVARDADGRKVGEGDFAAQVEQCYLNVGTALTEIGGSFDDVAKLTIYVVDWSADKMPLLGEGVARAAEKLGVDPVKPITLLGVSALGEPDLLVEVEATAVLD encoded by the coding sequence ATGGCCATCACTCTCGTCAACCCGGATGGGTTGCCGAAACCGGACGTCTACCGTCAGTTGTCGATCGCCACCGGGTCCAGGCTGGTGTTCCTCGCTGGTCAGGTGGCCCGCGACGCCGACGGGCGCAAAGTCGGTGAGGGAGACTTCGCCGCCCAGGTCGAGCAGTGCTATCTCAACGTTGGCACCGCCCTGACTGAGATCGGCGGGTCCTTCGACGACGTGGCGAAACTGACCATCTACGTCGTCGACTGGTCTGCCGACAAGATGCCCCTGTTGGGCGAAGGCGTGGCTCGGGCGGCCGAGAAGCTGGGAGTTGACCCGGTCAAGCCCATCACGTTGCTGGGTGTCAGTGCTCTGGGCGAGCCTGATCTCCTCGTCGAGGTCGAAGCCACCGCGGTTCTCGACTGA
- a CDS encoding VOC family protein yields MTVSADLAMVNLDSSDPAGHAAFYHEALGWEITHSQPEYAMISSGGVSIGFGLVDGYQPPSWPDPAGGKRYHLDLYVDDLAAAEEKFVAAGASKPDFQPGGDKWVVLLDPIGQPFCICPRPQG; encoded by the coding sequence GTGACAGTTTCTGCCGACCTCGCAATGGTCAACCTCGACAGTTCCGACCCCGCCGGCCACGCCGCGTTCTACCACGAGGCGCTCGGCTGGGAGATCACCCACAGCCAACCTGAGTACGCGATGATCAGCTCCGGTGGCGTCTCCATCGGTTTCGGTCTGGTCGACGGCTACCAACCGCCGTCCTGGCCCGACCCCGCTGGCGGCAAGCGCTACCACCTGGACCTGTACGTCGACGACCTCGCGGCGGCGGAGGAGAAGTTCGTCGCGGCGGGCGCGTCCAAGCCGGACTTCCAGCCCGGCGGTGACAAGTGGGTGGTGCTCCTCGACCCGATCGGTCAGCCGTTCTGCATCTGCCCCCGCCCGCAGGGCTGA